In a genomic window of Tissierella sp. Yu-01:
- a CDS encoding FeoA domain-containing protein, with product MEKMTLLDLLPNEEGRIKQISGGRNVNKRLFELGLNRGAKFKVVKNDIGPVILNLSGNKLALGRGLASKIFIQK from the coding sequence ATGGAAAAAATGACTTTATTGGATTTATTACCTAATGAAGAAGGTAGAATTAAGCAAATATCTGGCGGAAGAAACGTAAATAAAAGACTTTTTGAATTAGGTTTAAATAGAGGAGCAAAATTCAAAGTCGTCAAAAACGACATTGGACCTGTGATTCTGAATCTATCTGGAAATAAACTAGCTCTTGGTAGAGGCTTAGCAAGCAAAATTTTTATACAAAAATAA
- a CDS encoding DnaJ C-terminal domain-containing protein, producing MEYKDYYKILGVDKNTSENEIKRAYRKLAKKYHPDLNPNDSNAQEKFKEINEAYEVLGDPEKKKKYDTFGSGYDFAGGQHFDPSQFGYTYTSTGGAGDFSDFFNMFFGGMGNGSKSSRGFNFGDIFGGRQRTSPSRQSFESELDITLEEGFNGTTKEVNLNYNGEIKRMSVKVPKGIFPGKKLKVKGEKWGINGDIIFKINLIENVKYKLDGLDIIYKVDTLPWEAALGTKAIIETLSGKIKVNIPKGIVGGKKIRVPKKGYVDTKGNTGDLYLEINIVNPPELSEEEVKLYERLSEISTYNPRES from the coding sequence GTGGAATACAAAGATTATTATAAAATATTAGGTGTTGATAAAAACACTTCAGAAAATGAGATAAAAAGAGCATATAGAAAGCTAGCTAAGAAATACCATCCCGATTTAAACCCAAATGATAGTAACGCTCAAGAGAAATTTAAAGAAATAAATGAAGCCTACGAGGTATTAGGTGACCCTGAAAAAAAGAAAAAGTATGATACCTTCGGAAGTGGATATGACTTTGCAGGTGGACAGCATTTTGACCCTTCTCAATTTGGATATACTTATACTTCAACAGGTGGGGCTGGAGATTTTAGTGATTTCTTTAATATGTTTTTTGGTGGTATGGGAAATGGTAGCAAAAGTAGTCGAGGATTTAATTTTGGTGACATATTTGGTGGAAGACAAAGAACATCACCTTCAAGACAAAGTTTTGAGTCGGAACTTGACATAACTTTAGAAGAGGGATTTAACGGTACTACAAAAGAAGTAAACCTGAATTATAATGGGGAAATAAAAAGAATGTCAGTTAAAGTTCCTAAAGGAATATTTCCCGGGAAAAAATTAAAGGTTAAAGGAGAAAAATGGGGAATTAATGGTGATATTATATTCAAGATAAATCTAATCGAAAATGTGAAATACAAATTAGATGGTCTTGATATTATCTATAAAGTAGATACTTTACCGTGGGAGGCTGCTTTAGGTACAAAAGCTATAATAGAAACATTATCTGGGAAGATAAAGGTTAATATACCTAAGGGGATAGTTGGTGGTAAGAAAATAAGGGTACCTAAAAAGGGCTATGTGGACACCAAAGGAAATACTGGAGATTTATATTTAGAAATAAATATAGTCAATCCTCCGGAGTTATCTGAAGAGGAAGTAAAGTTATATGAAAGATTAAGTGAAATATCTACTTATAATCCTAGAGAGAGTTAG
- the clpB gene encoding ATP-dependent chaperone ClpB: MDLNKFTQKSIEAVQESQEVAIKYGNPQLEEIHIHYGLIFQDEGLIPKVISYMGENKELIKSDIQKEVDRLPKQSGGGGSIYPSRTYTKVFLDAEDEAKKFGDEYVGVEHIYISLLKQKNTVSDRLFKKYNINLQRFLEALKKIRGSQNITSDNPESTYEALTKYGKDLVKEAREGKIDPVIGRDSEIRNVIRILSRRTKNNPVLIGEPGVGKTAIAEGLAQRIVNGDVPEGLKDKTIFSLDMGALIAGAKYRGEFEERLKAVLSEIQKSEGQIIMFIDEMHNIVGAGRTEGSMDASNLLKPMLARGELHAIGATTLDEYRKYIEKDKALERRFQKVMVTEPTVEDTISILRGLKERYEIHHGIRISDSAVIAAATLSDRYISDRYLPDKAIDLMDEASAMIRTEIDSMPVEIDEIRRRILQLEIEKAALKKEVDEGSKIRLDRLEKELSENKEKFDILKAKWEDEKKSITRVKDVKEEIERVKREIEEAERKYDLEKLSQLKYGTMVELEKKLTKANERHEEEDRMLKEEVTEEEIAQVVAKWTGIPVTKLVATEREKLLNLHNILQKRVIGQDEAIEAVVDAVIRARSGLKQINKPVGSFMFLGPTGVGKTELSKSLTEVLFDDERNLVRIDMSEYMEKFSVSRLIGAPPGYVGYDEGGQLTEAVRRKPYSVILFDEIEKAHPDVFNILLQVLDDGRLTDNQGRIVDFKNTIIIMTSNIGSSYLLDGINSDGAIDEGSKDEVMKELRMFFRPEFLNRVDEIVMFKPLLREDIFKIIDLQIREIELKLEDRQIKVEVTEDTKELILNRAYSSQYGARPVRRYLQKEIETKIGRLLIKGELKDKDVLIIDAKDGELKFNKK; the protein is encoded by the coding sequence ATGGATTTAAATAAGTTTACACAAAAAAGCATAGAAGCAGTGCAGGAATCTCAGGAAGTTGCTATTAAGTATGGAAATCCTCAGCTTGAAGAAATCCATATTCACTACGGATTAATATTTCAAGATGAGGGCTTAATTCCAAAAGTAATTTCTTATATGGGAGAAAACAAGGAATTAATTAAGAGTGACATTCAGAAAGAGGTAGATAGATTACCAAAACAATCAGGTGGTGGAGGTTCTATTTATCCAAGCAGAACCTATACTAAGGTTTTTCTTGATGCTGAAGATGAGGCAAAGAAATTTGGAGACGAATATGTGGGGGTAGAACACATATATATTTCCTTACTTAAACAAAAGAATACAGTTTCAGACAGGTTATTTAAGAAGTACAATATAAACCTCCAACGATTCCTAGAAGCCTTAAAAAAAATAAGAGGAAGTCAAAATATTACTTCTGATAATCCAGAGTCAACTTATGAGGCACTTACTAAATATGGAAAAGATTTAGTTAAGGAGGCAAGAGAAGGAAAAATTGACCCTGTAATAGGTAGGGACAGCGAAATAAGAAATGTAATCCGAATACTATCAAGAAGGACAAAGAATAATCCTGTACTTATTGGTGAACCTGGAGTTGGTAAGACAGCTATTGCAGAAGGTCTTGCCCAAAGAATTGTAAATGGAGATGTACCAGAAGGCTTAAAGGATAAGACTATATTTTCATTGGATATGGGTGCATTAATAGCAGGAGCAAAATATAGAGGAGAATTTGAAGAAAGACTCAAGGCTGTACTTTCTGAAATACAAAAATCAGAAGGACAAATAATAATGTTTATCGATGAGATGCACAATATTGTTGGAGCAGGTAGAACAGAAGGTTCAATGGATGCTTCTAATCTACTAAAGCCAATGCTAGCAAGAGGAGAACTTCATGCTATAGGTGCAACAACTCTCGATGAGTATAGAAAGTATATAGAAAAGGATAAAGCCCTTGAGAGAAGATTCCAAAAGGTTATGGTAACAGAGCCTACAGTAGAAGATACGATATCCATCCTAAGGGGATTGAAAGAGAGATACGAGATTCATCATGGAATAAGAATTTCAGATAGTGCTGTCATTGCTGCAGCTACACTTTCGGATAGATATATAAGCGATAGATATTTACCAGACAAGGCTATTGACTTAATGGATGAAGCATCAGCTATGATAAGAACTGAAATTGATAGTATGCCTGTAGAAATTGATGAGATAAGAAGACGGATATTACAGCTTGAAATTGAAAAAGCAGCCTTAAAGAAGGAAGTAGATGAAGGTTCTAAAATTAGGCTTGATAGATTAGAAAAAGAATTATCTGAGAACAAGGAAAAGTTTGATATTCTAAAGGCTAAATGGGAGGATGAAAAGAAAAGTATTACAAGAGTAAAGGATGTTAAGGAAGAAATAGAAAGAGTTAAAAGAGAAATAGAAGAAGCAGAAAGAAAATATGATCTTGAAAAACTATCTCAGTTAAAATATGGTACAATGGTTGAACTTGAGAAAAAGCTCACAAAAGCAAATGAGAGACATGAAGAAGAGGACAGAATGTTAAAAGAAGAGGTTACAGAGGAAGAAATAGCTCAAGTAGTAGCGAAATGGACTGGTATTCCAGTTACTAAGTTAGTAGCTACAGAAAGAGAAAAGCTATTAAACCTTCATAATATATTGCAGAAAAGAGTAATTGGTCAAGATGAGGCCATAGAAGCTGTAGTAGATGCTGTAATTAGAGCAAGATCAGGTTTAAAGCAGATCAACAAACCCGTTGGTAGCTTTATGTTCTTAGGTCCAACCGGAGTAGGTAAGACTGAATTATCAAAGTCTCTAACAGAAGTTCTATTTGATGATGAAAGAAATCTTGTTAGAATTGACATGAGTGAGTATATGGAGAAATTCTCTGTTTCAAGATTAATTGGGGCACCACCAGGATATGTAGGCTATGATGAAGGTGGTCAACTTACTGAAGCTGTAAGGAGAAAACCCTATTCTGTTATATTATTTGACGAAATAGAGAAAGCACATCCAGATGTATTTAATATATTGCTTCAGGTATTAGATGATGGAAGGCTTACTGATAACCAAGGTAGAATTGTAGATTTTAAAAATACAATTATAATAATGACCTCAAATATTGGCTCATCATATCTTCTTGATGGAATAAATTCTGATGGTGCAATAGATGAAGGATCTAAGGATGAAGTAATGAAGGAGCTTAGGATGTTCTTTAGACCAGAATTTTTAAATCGAGTGGATGAAATAGTAATGTTTAAACCATTGCTAAGAGAAGATATATTTAAGATAATTGATTTGCAAATTAGAGAAATTGAATTAAAGTTAGAGGATAGGCAAATCAAGGTAGAGGTGACTGAGGATACTAAGGAATTAATACTAAATAGAGCATATTCAAGCCAATATGGTGCAAGACCAGTAAGGAGATATTTGCAAAAGGAAATTGAAACGAAGATAGGTAGACTTTTGATAAAAGGTGAGCTAAAGGATAAAGATGTATTGATAATAGATGCAAAAGATGGCGAATTAAAATTTAATAAAAAATAA
- the gltS gene encoding sodium/glutamate symporter — protein sequence MTITMNMIQSIGLAVILLLIGKKLRAKINFFEKYCIPSPVIGGILFAIITLILRLTGVLMFEFDTTLQTFFMTMFFTSVGFNASFKVLKKGGPKVIIFLGVATLLVVLQNAVAVGLAGVVGVHPLLALMTGSTPMTGGHGTSAAFAPTVEALGITGATTVAVAAATFGLVSGSMMGGPVANRLIIKHDLLNKKRASGSNIDEELVESGDSLLDGDKVAMAFFQILIAMGVGVYVSNLIALTGLTMPGYIGSMLVAAVIRNVSDSGAFKTPDEEIGVVGDVALNLFLAMALMTLKLWELIDLAIPMIILLVAQTVLMYLFATYITFPIMGKDYDAAVISAGHCGFGMGATPNGVANMASVAEKYEYSSVAYFVVSLVGALFIDFTNAFTITAFMNLFG from the coding sequence ATGACAATAACAATGAATATGATTCAATCGATTGGACTAGCAGTAATATTGCTCCTAATTGGTAAAAAATTAAGAGCAAAGATTAATTTCTTCGAAAAGTACTGCATTCCTTCACCAGTTATAGGAGGTATACTATTTGCTATTATTACTCTTATTTTAAGATTAACTGGTGTACTAATGTTTGAATTCGACACTACTTTACAAACGTTTTTCATGACTATGTTCTTTACATCAGTTGGATTCAATGCAAGCTTTAAAGTACTTAAGAAGGGTGGACCTAAGGTAATAATATTCTTAGGAGTAGCAACATTACTTGTTGTTTTACAAAATGCAGTAGCAGTTGGATTAGCTGGAGTAGTTGGAGTTCATCCATTACTAGCACTTATGACAGGTTCAACACCTATGACTGGTGGACACGGAACATCAGCAGCTTTTGCTCCTACAGTTGAAGCTTTAGGTATTACAGGAGCTACTACTGTTGCAGTTGCAGCAGCAACATTTGGTCTTGTTTCAGGATCCATGATGGGTGGACCAGTAGCAAACAGACTAATTATAAAACATGATTTATTAAACAAAAAAAGAGCTTCAGGTAGTAATATTGATGAAGAGTTAGTTGAATCAGGAGATTCATTACTTGACGGTGACAAAGTTGCAATGGCTTTCTTCCAAATCCTTATTGCAATGGGTGTTGGTGTTTATGTATCAAACCTAATTGCCTTAACAGGATTAACAATGCCAGGATATATAGGCTCAATGCTTGTAGCAGCTGTAATAAGAAACGTTTCAGACTCTGGTGCATTCAAAACTCCAGATGAAGAGATCGGTGTAGTTGGAGATGTTGCACTTAACTTATTCCTAGCTATGGCACTTATGACATTAAAACTTTGGGAACTTATAGACTTAGCTATACCAATGATTATTCTATTAGTTGCACAAACAGTATTAATGTATCTATTTGCTACTTACATTACTTTCCCAATTATGGGTAAAGATTACGATGCAGCAGTTATATCAGCTGGCCACTGTGGATTCGGTATGGGTGCTACACCAAACGGAGTTGCAAACATGGCTTCAGTTGCTGAAAAATATGAATACTCATCAGTAGCTTACTTTGTAGTTTCACTAGTTGGTGCATTATTCATCGACTTTACAAACGCATTCACTATAACAGCATTCATGAACTTATTTGGTTAA
- the gltS gene encoding sodium/glutamate symporter — translation MTISMNMIQSIGLAVILLLIGKGLRKRINFFEKYCIPSPVIGGLLFAIITLVLRLTGLLMFEFDTTLQTFFMTMFFTSVGFNASFKVLKKGGPKVIIFLGVATLLVVLQNVVAAGLAGVVGVHPLLALMTGSTPMTGGHGTSAAYGPTVEALGITGATTVAVAAATFGLVAGSMMGGPVANRLIIKHDLLNKRKSSNDIDENVDNSGDSLLNGDKIAMAFFQILIAMGIGVYVSDLIALTGLTMPGYIGSMLVAAVIRNVSDSGAFKTPDEEIGIVGDVALNLFLAMALMTLKLWELIDLAIPMFILLAAQALLMFLFANYITFPIMGKDYDAAVISAGHCGFGMGATPNGVANMASVAEKYEYSSVAYFVVSLVGALFIDFTNAMVITGFVNFFG, via the coding sequence ATGACAATTTCTATGAACATGATCCAGAGTATTGGATTAGCAGTTATACTATTACTAATCGGTAAAGGCTTGAGAAAAAGAATTAACTTTTTCGAAAAGTACTGTATACCTTCACCAGTTATAGGTGGTTTATTATTCGCTATTATTACTCTTGTATTAAGATTAACTGGTTTACTAATGTTTGAATTCGATACTACTTTACAAACGTTCTTCATGACTATGTTCTTTACATCAGTCGGATTCAATGCAAGCTTTAAAGTACTTAAAAAAGGTGGTCCTAAGGTAATAATATTCTTAGGAGTAGCAACATTACTTGTTGTTTTACAAAATGTTGTAGCGGCTGGATTAGCTGGAGTAGTTGGAGTTCATCCATTACTAGCACTTATGACAGGTTCAACACCTATGACTGGTGGTCATGGTACCTCTGCAGCTTATGGTCCAACTGTTGAAGCTTTAGGTATAACAGGGGCTACTACTGTTGCAGTTGCAGCAGCTACTTTCGGTCTTGTAGCTGGGTCCATGATGGGTGGTCCAGTGGCAAACAGACTAATTATAAAACATGACTTATTAAACAAAAGAAAATCTTCAAATGATATTGATGAAAATGTAGATAACTCTGGGGATTCATTACTTAATGGTGACAAAATCGCTATGGCATTCTTCCAAATCCTTATTGCAATGGGTATTGGCGTTTATGTATCAGATCTAATTGCCTTAACAGGACTAACTATGCCAGGTTATATTGGCTCAATGCTTGTAGCAGCTGTAATAAGAAACGTTTCAGACTCTGGTGCATTCAAAACTCCAGATGAAGAAATCGGTATTGTTGGAGATGTTGCACTTAACTTATTCTTAGCTATGGCACTTATGACATTAAAGCTTTGGGAACTTATTGACTTAGCTATCCCAATGTTCATTCTATTAGCAGCTCAAGCTTTATTAATGTTCTTATTTGCTAATTATATTACTTTCCCAATTATGGGTAAAGATTACGATGCAGCAGTTATATCAGCTGGTCACTGTGGATTCGGTATGGGTGCTACACCAAACGGAGTTGCAAACATGGCCTCAGTTGCTGAAAAATATGAATACTCATCAGTAGCTTACTTTGTAGTTTCACTAGTTGGTGCATTATTCATCGACTTTACAAATGCAATGGTTATAACAGGATTTGTAAACTTCTTTGGCTAA
- a CDS encoding Rdx family protein, with product MDKIRIEYCTSUGYISRAVALAKNLLDEHKNDIEELTIVPSSGGVFEIQVNDNILFSKKELGRFPEDGEAERLIREELSK from the coding sequence ATGGATAAAATAAGAATAGAGTATTGTACTTCTTGAGGTTATATTAGTAGAGCAGTTGCTCTTGCAAAAAACTTATTAGATGAACACAAAAATGACATCGAGGAATTAACCATTGTTCCATCAAGTGGTGGGGTTTTTGAAATACAAGTTAATGATAATATTTTATTCTCTAAAAAAGAGTTGGGAAGATTCCCAGAGGACGGGGAAGCTGAAAGGCTGATAAGAGAAGAACTTTCAAAATAA
- the ptsP gene encoding phosphoenolpyruvate--protein phosphotransferase yields MKGIGTSPGIGIGKVFIYKTPDIKVIQRKIEDKEAEIKRLDKGILETSKEIDILHDLALKNMGKNEADIFTAHKMILEDPEFYLAVKEKINIDKINCEFAVKEVSETFISMFENIEDEYLKARAADIKDVTTRLLRVLLGIEADDLLSISEKSIIIAEDLTPSDTAQINKEMASGIVTEFGGRTSHTAIMARTMEIPAIAGVKDILKEVIHGDLMIIDGSNGEITINPTKDTIHMFENRIKESKEAKKKLQTLKGQETISKDGHKVELAGNIGTPKDIEKVLENDGEGVGLYRTEFLFMDRERIPTEEEQFQAYKIVAEKLDKRPLIIRTLDVGGDKEIPYLNLPKEMNPFLGYRAIRLCLDRKDIFRPQLRAILRASAYGNIKIMFPMISSIQEVREAKSAVEEIKEELRRENILFDESIEIGIMVEIPSVAIHSRIFAKEVDFFSIGTNDLVQYTLAVDRGNQNIANLYSHYHPAVLNLIRMTIENGHKEGIWVGMCGEAAGDEKLIPILLAMGLDEFSMSASSILKARYLIKNTSKKEVESKLDEILSLPTADDVERFISK; encoded by the coding sequence ATGAAGGGAATAGGTACTTCACCTGGAATTGGAATTGGGAAAGTATTTATATACAAAACACCGGACATTAAAGTAATACAGAGAAAAATTGAAGATAAAGAAGCTGAAATTAAAAGACTGGATAAAGGAATTTTAGAAACATCAAAGGAAATAGATATATTGCATGATCTGGCCTTAAAAAATATGGGTAAGAATGAAGCCGATATATTTACAGCCCATAAGATGATTCTAGAGGATCCAGAGTTTTACTTAGCAGTTAAGGAAAAGATAAATATAGATAAAATAAACTGTGAATTCGCAGTCAAAGAAGTGTCGGAAACATTCATATCCATGTTTGAAAATATAGAGGATGAATACTTGAAGGCAAGGGCAGCAGATATAAAGGATGTTACCACGAGGCTATTACGAGTACTATTAGGGATAGAAGCGGATGATTTACTATCAATAAGTGAAAAATCCATAATAATAGCTGAGGACTTAACTCCATCTGATACAGCACAGATTAATAAGGAAATGGCATCAGGTATAGTTACAGAATTTGGTGGAAGAACATCTCATACTGCAATAATGGCCAGGACTATGGAGATTCCTGCCATAGCTGGAGTGAAAGATATACTTAAGGAAGTAATACATGGAGACTTAATGATTATAGATGGTTCCAATGGAGAAATTACAATAAATCCAACTAAAGATACAATCCATATGTTTGAAAACAGGATAAAGGAATCAAAGGAAGCAAAAAAGAAACTACAAACATTAAAAGGTCAAGAAACAATATCTAAGGACGGTCATAAGGTAGAATTGGCAGGAAACATTGGAACACCTAAGGATATAGAAAAGGTCCTTGAGAATGATGGCGAAGGAGTAGGGCTATATAGAACTGAGTTCTTGTTTATGGATAGGGAAAGAATACCAACAGAAGAAGAACAATTTCAGGCATATAAAATTGTAGCAGAAAAGTTGGATAAAAGACCATTAATTATTAGAACTTTAGATGTTGGTGGAGATAAGGAGATCCCATATCTGAATCTTCCAAAGGAAATGAATCCTTTCTTAGGATATAGAGCCATAAGACTATGCCTGGATAGGAAGGATATATTTAGACCTCAACTTAGAGCCATACTAAGAGCTAGTGCCTATGGAAATATTAAAATAATGTTTCCAATGATATCAAGTATTCAGGAAGTAAGAGAGGCTAAATCTGCTGTAGAGGAAATAAAAGAAGAATTAAGAAGAGAAAATATCCTATTTGATGAGAGCATTGAAATAGGAATAATGGTAGAAATACCATCAGTAGCTATTCATTCACGTATTTTTGCAAAAGAGGTTGATTTCTTTAGTATAGGTACAAATGACTTAGTACAATATACTCTTGCTGTTGATAGAGGAAATCAAAACATAGCAAACTTATATAGTCATTATCATCCAGCTGTATTAAATCTAATAAGGATGACTATAGAGAATGGGCATAAGGAAGGTATATGGGTAGGCATGTGTGGGGAAGCAGCAGGAGATGAAAAACTAATTCCTATACTCCTAGCTATGGGATTAGATGAATTTAGTATGAGTGCATCATCTATATTAAAAGCAAGATATTTAATAAAAAATACTTCAAAAAAAGAAGTGGAGTCTAAACTTGATGAGATATTAAGTTTACCAACGGCTGATGATGTCGAAAGATTTATTAGTAAATAA
- the dnaX gene encoding DNA polymerase III subunit gamma/tau — MYQALYRKYRPKTFNEVLGQEHITRTLRQQVLKGNIGHAYLFSGTRGTGKTSAAKILSRAVNCLNPQDGNPCNECEICRGILDESIMDVIEMDAASNNSVDDVRDLKEKVIYPPSRARYKVYIIDEVHMLSKGAFNALLKTLEEPPKHLIFILATTEPERLPQTILSRCQRFDFKRITNRDIVENMRSITKELEINIDDKALNLIARNSDGAMRDALSLLDQCISFNNEVISYEDATNILGIANKYLIFEMVKDINEKNLEKALFKVDEIIQNGKDINQFIKDLIRHFRDLMVAKTSRNPAEIMESEDVEEYIEQSNGVSLEYILNSLDILNNAEAKGKWSTQPRIILEMAVIKLVSLEKELTLEERIERLEQGIRPAATITTKETKVVSEVAKPAVKEKQVIEKQASEEKPIEKIEVVDDGSVLTLDMIKSQWQNVLQNIKNKKINIYALIMEGELTSYENNLLSVVYDDGFGFHKEAVSSPQNKEFVEGIVSKYFNKNINIHFHMKSELSSILGSKKESEVKYEEKSEEIKDVIDFFGEDIVEIRKEGE, encoded by the coding sequence ATGTATCAAGCATTATATAGAAAATATAGACCTAAAACCTTCAATGAGGTATTAGGGCAGGAACATATTACTAGAACCCTTAGACAACAGGTCTTAAAGGGCAATATTGGTCATGCCTATCTTTTCTCAGGAACAAGAGGTACAGGAAAAACATCTGCTGCTAAGATCTTATCAAGAGCAGTTAACTGTCTAAATCCTCAGGATGGAAATCCATGTAATGAATGTGAAATATGTAGAGGAATTTTGGATGAATCCATAATGGATGTCATTGAAATGGATGCTGCAAGTAATAACAGTGTTGATGATGTAAGGGACCTAAAAGAGAAGGTAATATATCCTCCATCAAGAGCAAGGTATAAAGTATATATAATAGATGAGGTACATATGCTTTCAAAAGGTGCATTTAATGCACTTTTAAAGACTTTAGAAGAACCACCAAAACATCTAATATTTATATTAGCCACTACTGAGCCTGAAAGACTACCACAGACCATATTATCAAGGTGTCAACGATTTGACTTTAAAAGAATAACGAATAGAGACATTGTAGAGAATATGAGAAGTATAACAAAGGAACTTGAAATAAATATAGATGATAAGGCTCTTAATTTAATTGCAAGAAATTCTGATGGAGCAATGAGAGATGCACTAAGTTTACTAGATCAGTGTATATCTTTTAATAATGAGGTAATATCTTATGAGGATGCAACAAATATATTAGGGATTGCTAATAAATACTTAATATTTGAAATGGTAAAGGATATAAATGAAAAAAATCTTGAGAAGGCATTGTTTAAAGTAGATGAAATCATACAAAATGGTAAAGATATAAATCAGTTTATAAAGGATTTGATTAGACATTTCAGAGATCTTATGGTTGCAAAGACATCTAGAAATCCAGCTGAAATTATGGAATCTGAAGATGTAGAGGAATATATAGAACAGAGTAATGGTGTGAGCTTGGAATATATATTAAACTCTTTAGATATATTAAATAATGCTGAAGCTAAAGGTAAATGGTCAACTCAACCAAGGATAATATTAGAAATGGCAGTTATTAAATTGGTTTCACTAGAAAAAGAATTGACCTTGGAAGAGCGAATAGAAAGATTAGAGCAAGGGATTAGACCAGCAGCTACAATAACTACAAAAGAGACAAAAGTAGTAAGTGAGGTAGCAAAACCTGCGGTTAAAGAAAAACAAGTTATAGAAAAGCAGGCTAGTGAAGAAAAGCCTATTGAAAAGATTGAAGTTGTAGATGATGGCAGTGTACTTACTCTAGATATGATAAAGAGCCAATGGCAAAATGTATTACAAAATATCAAGAATAAAAAGATCAATATATATGCTTTGATTATGGAAGGGGAGTTAACCTCTTATGAAAATAACTTACTATCCGTTGTATATGACGATGGATTTGGTTTCCATAAAGAAGCAGTAAGTTCACCGCAGAATAAAGAATTTGTTGAAGGAATTGTTTCTAAATATTTTAATAAAAATATTAATATACATTTTCATATGAAATCTGAGCTTTCAAGTATATTAGGTAGTAAAAAAGAAAGTGAAGTTAAATATGAAGAAAAATCTGAAGAGATTAAAGATGTAATTGATTTCTTTGGTGAGGATATTGTAGAAATAAGAAAGGAAGGAGAATAA